The nucleotide sequence GCGGGCAGCCGCGTGTCTGCCCTGATATAATCAGCGATAGGATCACCTCCCTGTGTTCGGGTTGATTTTGGCGTATTGTCACGCATTAAAACGCCGTTTCCGGGGGAAAAGGATAAATGTATCGCGTACCCTTTGACACCCACGAAAAAAGCCTTGATTTATGCGGGTTTGAAAGGCTCTAAAGCGTGACATCTCTGCCTTTGTTTCCGCTTTCTCTCGGCGGCTTTGATTTTCTTCATGCGCCCGGCGCAGTCGGGGCAGTATTTTCCCCGGTTGGATTTGGGGACAAAGGCCGCCCCGCAGACGGCACACCGTTTCCGGCTTCCCCGGCACAAGAGGGCTGCGGCCAGCTCCCCGTCAAGGGGCAGGACAGCCACACGGAACCAGTGGCACATGAGGGAAAAGGAAATGCTCTGGACGCACACGCAAGGCTCCCCGTCGTCCAATAGCAGGCAGTTCCCCTCATCGTAGTTACAGCACTCATGTACCAGCCGCCGCGCCCGCCGGTGCTGGCGGTAGTCCATGCGGGGCAGGTTATCGCTCATGGCTCTGCTCCTTTCTGCGGTGCGGCTCGTCCCGGCGCAAAATCTGGTCGATGTTCCGCTTGACGGTCTGCAACTCCTTGAACCGCTGTTTCTGTTCGTGATAGGTGTTATACAGGCCGTCTTTCTCGGAGATAAGCTGCTCGATCTCGGCCTGCAACGCTTTCCGGGCGGGCAGCTTGGTAATGCCATGCGCCTTGAAATACCGGGCTGCTGCGTCGGCTATGATAAAATCGCTCTCATGGGCCTGCCGGTATGCGGCGCGGGCTTTCTCGGATTTCTGTGCCCGCAGCCCGTCGCGGGCGGCCTTGGTCTGGGCGTAGGCCAACACCTGCCGCTGCAACTTCTTTTTCCCTTGCAGCTTCGTTTCCAGTGCTTTCAGTTCGCCGCTGGTCTGGCGCATTTTCTGATAGGCGGTGTCAACGGCGGCTTCTAACTGCTCCGGGGAAGTAAAGCCGTATTGCTGGTAGACGGACAGCGTTTTGGCGGCCTGCTTCAGATTGTGTATCTTCGCCCAGCGTTCATAGCCCCGGCCTTTGCCCTCGGCCATTTTCTGCTCAATGTCCACAAGCCGCTGCACTCCGTCCTGTTTCGGGGCGGCTATCTCGGCTCTGGCAACCTGCAAGCGGTCTTTTATGGTGCGTGGGGGATCGGGGGATCTGGCTGGCGCTTCGGCTGCTCTGGCGGCGTTTTGCTCTAAAACGGCAAAGACAGCGGCGCGGTCAAAATCGTCGCCCAGCTTCCGGGCGGTAATTGGCTTTGTCCTGTCCGGCGTGAGGTAGGAAAGCCGCCCCCGGCTCTCCTTGACGGTCACACCCTCCTGCAGCAACAGAGAGGAAAACTCGTCAAAGCTGGCGGCGGTGGCAAGGGCTTTCCGTAGGGTCTGCCGCAGCTTCTCCTTGTTCGTTTCAAACTTGGTCTGCCGGGGCGTGATACTATCGGCAATCATGGGGGCGTTCTGCTTGTCCAGCGCGGCCTGTCCCTTTTTCTGCGCCCAATACTCCCGGTCGGTGACGCGGTTCTTGCTGCCGTTCAAGAGGTCGATTTGATAAAGCCCCTCCCGGTGGCACATCTCCATGACTTCGGATTTGAAGTAGCGCAGGGCAGCGTCGGTACATCGGTGCTTGCAGCCGACTTTCGTATCGGCCGGCCTGTCCATGTAGGGCAGGAACGGCACTTCCTCAATCCGCAGGCTGTTTATGACGATATGCACATGAATGTTGCCGC is from Monoglobus pectinilyticus and encodes:
- a CDS encoding cysteine-rich VLP domain-containing protein; the protein is MSDNLPRMDYRQHRRARRLVHECCNYDEGNCLLLDDGEPCVCVQSISFSLMCHWFRVAVLPLDGELAAALLCRGSRKRCAVCGAAFVPKSNRGKYCPDCAGRMKKIKAAERKRKQRQRCHALEPFKPA
- a CDS encoding relaxase/mobilization nuclease domain-containing protein, which codes for MATLKHINSKNADYGAAEQYLLFEHDEFTMKPVLDETGRLIPREDYRLSTLNCDGEDFAVACMRANLRYQKNQRREDVKSHHYIISFDPRDGPDNGLTVDRAQALGEQFCKEHFPGHQALVCTHPDGHNHSGNIHVHIVINSLRIEEVPFLPYMDRPADTKVGCKHRCTDAALRYFKSEVMEMCHREGLYQIDLLNGSKNRVTDREYWAQKKGQAALDKQNAPMIADSITPRQTKFETNKEKLRQTLRKALATAASFDEFSSLLLQEGVTVKESRGRLSYLTPDRTKPITARKLGDDFDRAAVFAVLEQNAARAAEAPARSPDPPRTIKDRLQVARAEIAAPKQDGVQRLVDIEQKMAEGKGRGYERWAKIHNLKQAAKTLSVYQQYGFTSPEQLEAAVDTAYQKMRQTSGELKALETKLQGKKKLQRQVLAYAQTKAARDGLRAQKSEKARAAYRQAHESDFIIADAAARYFKAHGITKLPARKALQAEIEQLISEKDGLYNTYHEQKQRFKELQTVKRNIDQILRRDEPHRRKEQSHER